A region of Salinibacter sp. 10B DNA encodes the following proteins:
- a CDS encoding FAD-binding and (Fe-S)-binding domain-containing protein → MSSASTKYHQALDETLRPRVSGELHTDEMTRALYATDASMYAMTPIGVLVPETVDDVQATLEVASTMGIPVLPRGGGSSLAGQGVNTALVIDFTKHLSDILEIDPEAQTARVQPGVTLSELNRAAAEHGLMVGPDPASANRATLGGMLANNSTGTHSITYGNFIHHVREAEVLLADGTSATFGALSHPEWQERMRRSGLEGAIYRSLEAMLADGGRETIVNDTPGHWRRNNGYRLETLLEEERNLAKLICGSEGTLAVTTEITCDLVEKPSHTALGVAHFETRDDALRAVTTVLETDPTAVELFDGVAIERTRQTEGYAKRLTFIKGEPGGVLITEYSGNTREEVADQLNALDHAIANTSRGYAVVRVEEPDAVENVWSIRKEGLGLLMGVEGDYKPWAFIEDASVPVENLADYIDELSTVIDATDTRAAYYAHASAGCLHVRPFINTRDEAEVEKMEQIARESLDLVKRYGGVVSSEHGDGIARGWANPEILGEDLYELCRTTKEIFDPDCILNPGKVVDAPRMTEHLRMGPEYRTRPFRTELDFSGDGDFAGAVEKCNGNGACRKLRAGTMCPSFRATRDEQDSTRGRANALRSALAGDLSEEAMTGDDMADVMDLCIQCKACKTECPSNVDMAKVKTEWQHQYWQKHSMPLRTRLFAHQPDWARWVSGTPLAPVANWLGERPTLRKMGEMMFGVDADRSVPPFAQQTFRQWFRRQSSTSSNTVPGPRVVLFADSFNSYHTPPPLQAAAQFLDVTGHRVEVPEARMCCGRTLLSKGQIPAAQRRALRTVEALFPYADDGVPIVGLEPSCILTLRDEFLDLLPGEPRAEVVAEHVCTFEEYVARRAAAGAFEHVDWATTTGDVLLHGHCHQKALIGTDATERALSLPGYQVEAVDAGCCGMAGSFGYEAEHVEVSKEMAELQLAPAVRAADDDTILAATGFSCRSQIKDVTDRTAQHPAELLWASLSERAE, encoded by the coding sequence ATGTCTTCTGCTTCCACCAAATACCACCAGGCCCTCGACGAGACGCTTCGGCCCCGGGTGTCCGGGGAGTTGCACACCGACGAGATGACGCGGGCGCTGTACGCGACGGATGCCAGCATGTATGCCATGACCCCGATTGGAGTGCTGGTGCCCGAGACCGTGGATGATGTCCAGGCGACCCTGGAGGTGGCCTCGACCATGGGCATTCCGGTGCTGCCCCGGGGCGGCGGCTCCTCGCTGGCGGGGCAGGGCGTCAATACGGCCCTGGTCATCGACTTTACGAAGCACCTCAGCGATATTCTGGAGATCGACCCAGAGGCCCAGACCGCCAGGGTTCAGCCGGGCGTAACGCTCAGCGAACTGAATCGGGCCGCCGCCGAGCACGGCCTCATGGTCGGGCCGGATCCGGCGAGTGCCAATCGCGCCACCCTTGGGGGCATGCTCGCGAACAACTCTACGGGGACCCATTCGATCACCTACGGCAACTTTATCCACCACGTGCGGGAGGCGGAGGTACTGCTTGCGGACGGGACGTCTGCTACGTTCGGGGCACTGAGCCATCCCGAGTGGCAGGAGCGGATGCGGAGGTCGGGGCTGGAAGGGGCCATCTATCGCAGTCTGGAGGCGATGCTTGCGGACGGGGGGCGGGAGACTATCGTGAATGATACGCCGGGCCACTGGCGGCGTAACAACGGCTACCGGTTGGAGACGCTTCTGGAAGAGGAGCGCAATCTGGCGAAGCTCATTTGTGGCAGTGAGGGCACCCTGGCCGTGACCACCGAAATTACGTGTGACCTCGTGGAGAAGCCGAGCCATACGGCCCTCGGGGTGGCTCATTTCGAGACGCGCGACGATGCCCTCCGGGCCGTGACGACGGTCCTGGAGACCGATCCGACGGCCGTCGAGCTCTTTGACGGAGTGGCAATCGAGCGCACCCGGCAGACCGAAGGGTACGCCAAACGGCTGACCTTTATCAAGGGGGAGCCCGGGGGCGTCCTCATTACAGAATACTCGGGAAACACGAGGGAGGAGGTGGCCGACCAGCTCAACGCACTCGATCACGCCATTGCGAACACGAGTCGGGGCTACGCCGTCGTTCGGGTCGAAGAGCCGGACGCCGTGGAGAATGTGTGGTCCATCCGGAAGGAGGGCCTCGGCCTCCTCATGGGCGTGGAGGGCGACTATAAGCCGTGGGCCTTTATTGAAGATGCGTCGGTTCCGGTCGAGAATCTTGCGGATTACATTGACGAACTTTCCACCGTCATCGACGCCACGGACACGCGGGCCGCGTACTACGCGCATGCCTCTGCGGGGTGTCTGCACGTCCGGCCGTTTATTAACACCCGCGACGAGGCAGAAGTGGAAAAAATGGAGCAGATCGCGAGAGAGTCGCTTGATCTCGTGAAAAGGTATGGCGGGGTCGTGTCCTCGGAGCACGGGGACGGCATTGCTCGGGGCTGGGCCAATCCGGAGATTCTGGGCGAGGACCTCTACGAGCTCTGTCGTACGACAAAAGAGATCTTCGATCCCGATTGTATTCTTAATCCGGGGAAGGTTGTCGATGCCCCGCGCATGACGGAGCATCTGCGCATGGGACCGGAGTACCGGACGCGTCCGTTCCGGACGGAGCTCGACTTTTCAGGCGATGGGGACTTTGCCGGGGCGGTGGAGAAGTGTAACGGCAATGGGGCCTGTCGCAAGCTGCGGGCGGGCACCATGTGTCCGAGCTTCCGGGCCACACGAGACGAGCAGGACTCGACCCGGGGCCGTGCCAATGCGCTCCGTAGTGCCCTGGCGGGGGATCTGTCGGAGGAGGCGATGACGGGCGACGACATGGCCGACGTGATGGATCTTTGCATCCAGTGCAAGGCCTGCAAGACGGAGTGCCCGTCGAATGTCGACATGGCGAAGGTCAAGACCGAGTGGCAACACCAGTACTGGCAGAAGCATTCGATGCCGCTTCGCACGCGCCTCTTTGCCCATCAGCCGGACTGGGCGCGGTGGGTGAGCGGGACGCCGCTGGCTCCGGTGGCCAACTGGCTCGGCGAGCGCCCGACGCTGCGGAAGATGGGGGAAATGATGTTTGGTGTCGATGCGGACCGGAGCGTGCCGCCGTTTGCTCAGCAAACGTTCCGCCAGTGGTTCCGACGCCAGTCCTCGACGTCGTCGAACACGGTGCCCGGTCCGCGTGTGGTGCTTTTTGCCGACTCTTTCAATTCGTATCACACGCCTCCGCCCCTCCAAGCCGCCGCGCAATTTCTCGACGTCACCGGCCATCGGGTTGAGGTCCCGGAGGCGCGCATGTGCTGCGGGCGCACCCTGCTCTCAAAGGGACAGATCCCGGCGGCCCAGCGCCGGGCCCTGCGGACGGTGGAGGCACTCTTTCCGTACGCCGACGACGGGGTGCCCATCGTCGGACTGGAGCCGAGTTGCATCCTGACGTTGCGAGATGAGTTTTTGGATCTCCTGCCGGGCGAACCTCGGGCGGAGGTCGTGGCGGAGCACGTATGCACGTTTGAGGAGTACGTGGCGCGACGGGCCGCGGCCGGCGCGTTCGAGCATGTGGACTGGGCGACGACGACCGGCGACGTGCTCCTGCACGGGCACTGCCACCAGAAGGCCCTCATCGGCACTGACGCCACGGAACGGGCCCTCTCGTTGCCCGGCTATCAGGTCGAGGCCGTTGATGCCGGTTGCTGTGGCATGGCCGGCAGCTTCGGCTACGAAGCGGAGCACGTGGAGGTATCGAAGGAGATGGCGGAGCTGCAACTGGCCCCGGCGGTCCGTGCGGCTGACGACGACACGATTCTCGCGGCTACGGGCTTTTCGTGCCGTTCACAAATCAAAGATGTGACCGACCGAACGGCCCAACACCCGGCCGAACTGCTGTGGGCGTCCCTCTCCGAGCGAGCCGAATGA
- a CDS encoding serine protease, translating into MLLNTNPSFRPSALNTCPLIKSGGRSTGRTSRGLLQTVLWVLLVGLLPLANGQAQPAPTPGEGLYAPDRVSLPPPVDAAIQGVVRASPTVRFQLTLFAHADSAAAARSAPGARAKIPTDRGTLWPVLVDTSTTSSLCSSPLTAAQTGFHELCQTLRHSPCEEYPCSRVTAPLAGSATGFFVGRRPNGSALVATNYHVAREAIERHNRTGGVDSFRTASIEPDLSIAVSQDGSHSSDSYAVTSGGALLSNASQAEWQAGEDWALAEIPASEVPSSARMLPLSDEPPTVGDTLYALGFPIRTIRDLPADAPYENAANDLRVSVGIVVEGDSAARAKSEPSDILSTLDAVSGNSGSPVLNRQGHVVGIVRHHTHTNGEIDLNIGSYGGLTQIVPIRFLRTPIQRARAQD; encoded by the coding sequence ATGCTCCTCAATACCAATCCTTCTTTCCGTCCTTCTGCTCTCAACACCTGTCCTCTCATAAAGAGCGGTGGCAGGTCGACCGGCCGTACCAGCCGCGGTCTACTGCAGACGGTGCTGTGGGTCCTCCTGGTGGGTTTGTTGCCGCTTGCAAATGGACAGGCTCAACCGGCCCCGACGCCCGGCGAAGGCCTCTATGCTCCCGACCGCGTGTCTCTTCCCCCTCCCGTCGACGCGGCCATTCAGGGCGTCGTTCGCGCCTCTCCAACTGTCCGCTTTCAGTTGACGCTCTTCGCCCATGCCGACTCGGCCGCAGCAGCCCGCTCGGCCCCCGGAGCCCGGGCAAAAATTCCAACGGACCGAGGCACGCTCTGGCCGGTCCTCGTTGACACGTCTACGACCTCGTCCCTCTGCTCCTCTCCCCTGACCGCCGCCCAAACGGGCTTTCACGAGCTCTGCCAAACGCTCCGCCACTCGCCCTGCGAGGAATACCCCTGCTCGCGCGTAACTGCTCCCCTGGCTGGATCGGCGACAGGATTCTTTGTCGGGCGGCGCCCCAACGGAAGTGCCCTGGTGGCCACGAACTATCACGTCGCCCGAGAGGCCATTGAACGACATAACCGCACGGGAGGCGTCGATTCGTTCCGTACCGCAAGCATAGAGCCGGATCTGTCCATTGCGGTCAGCCAGGACGGGAGCCACTCCTCTGACTCATACGCAGTCACCTCCGGGGGCGCTCTCCTTTCGAACGCGTCTCAGGCGGAATGGCAGGCCGGAGAAGACTGGGCCCTTGCCGAAATTCCGGCCTCCGAGGTTCCCTCATCAGCCCGGATGCTCCCGCTTAGTGACGAGCCGCCCACCGTCGGGGATACGCTGTATGCCCTCGGCTTTCCGATTCGCACGATCCGGGACCTTCCGGCCGATGCCCCGTACGAGAACGCTGCCAACGACCTACGGGTGAGTGTTGGCATTGTCGTAGAAGGCGACTCTGCGGCCCGGGCAAAAAGTGAACCGTCCGATATCCTCTCCACATTGGATGCCGTCTCGGGCAACAGCGGCTCGCCGGTCCTAAACCGACAGGGGCACGTCGTCGGGATCGTCCGTCACCACACGCACACGAACGGGGAGATTGATCTCAATATCGGATCCTACGGAGGCCTCACCCAGATCGTCCCCATCCGGTTTCTCAGGACCCCGATTCAGCGCGCCCGGGCACAGGACTAG
- a CDS encoding acyl-CoA dehydrogenase, giving the protein MLNTSSPQVRALLPLLYVAWADGVLTPSEADTLRARVRAQDWIDEDVREEVCGYLDPQSPPTATQYFQWIRALKTAAKDAPVTARSSLAELGVSMANVGGDGAALPEASRRALEDIENALGVDGEELMGDLLGERPEPEPTEREAPFDVDAMAALLDGPHADLRDHIRTLLQDPVFEYPDSPSTAAYRQQVLRWCRLLADQGLGSLAYPEEYGGEGDMEKFVVAFETLAYHDLSMVIKYGVQFGLFGGSIHRLGTERHHEEYLETAGSLELPGCFAMTEWGHGSNVRELETTAHYDPDAEEFIIDTPHDGARKEWIGNAAAHGRLATVFAQLHTDGEAHGVHAFLVPIRRENGSPMPRVRIEDCGEKMGLNGVDNGRLWFDKVRIPRENMLDRFASVAADGTYESPIPSAGKRFFTMLSTLIGGRISVARAGVSAAKSGLTIAVRYGNRRRQFGPKDAPEVPLLDYRTHKRRLLPKLATTYALHFALDDLTQRFAAKGPEDPLERVEAEANALKAYATWHTTDTLQEAREACGGQGYRWDNRIAALKADTDVFTTFEGDNTVLMLQVAKGLLSDFRREFRDMNLLGMVRFVVDEVATRMTELNPVVTRKTESAHLRSLDFHRSAFQYRADRMLLSAGRRLQRRITEEDMDPFDAFVDVQDHLVQVAHAEAERIVLDRFAQAVEDQPDEVLAAPLTLLRQLFALSRIEADLDWFLEAGYVESTKAKAIRGEVNDLCDEVRPAAEGLVDAFAIPDACLSAPIATGAETPS; this is encoded by the coding sequence ATGTTAAATACCTCCTCTCCGCAGGTCCGCGCCCTTCTTCCACTGCTCTACGTGGCCTGGGCCGACGGGGTGCTCACACCGTCCGAGGCCGACACCCTTCGCGCTCGTGTCCGGGCACAAGACTGGATCGACGAGGACGTCCGCGAGGAGGTATGTGGCTATCTCGATCCACAGTCGCCGCCGACCGCCACGCAGTATTTTCAGTGGATCCGTGCGTTGAAGACGGCCGCGAAGGATGCCCCCGTCACTGCGCGCAGCTCGCTGGCGGAGCTCGGGGTGTCGATGGCGAACGTCGGGGGCGACGGGGCGGCTCTTCCGGAGGCGTCTCGTCGCGCGCTGGAAGACATTGAAAATGCCCTAGGCGTGGACGGCGAGGAGCTGATGGGCGACTTATTGGGGGAGCGGCCGGAGCCCGAGCCGACGGAGCGGGAGGCGCCGTTCGACGTCGACGCGATGGCGGCGTTGCTGGACGGCCCACACGCCGATCTTCGCGACCACATTCGCACCTTGCTGCAGGATCCCGTCTTTGAGTATCCCGATTCCCCAAGCACGGCGGCCTATCGCCAGCAGGTGCTCCGCTGGTGTCGGCTCCTGGCCGATCAGGGACTGGGCAGCCTGGCCTATCCGGAAGAGTACGGAGGGGAAGGGGACATGGAGAAATTCGTCGTGGCGTTCGAGACGCTGGCGTACCACGACCTCAGCATGGTCATCAAGTACGGCGTGCAGTTCGGCCTCTTTGGGGGAAGCATTCACCGTTTGGGGACGGAGCGACACCACGAGGAGTATCTGGAGACGGCAGGTTCGCTGGAGCTGCCCGGCTGCTTTGCGATGACGGAGTGGGGGCACGGCTCGAACGTGCGCGAGCTGGAAACGACGGCACACTACGACCCAGACGCGGAGGAATTCATCATCGACACGCCGCACGACGGGGCGCGCAAGGAGTGGATCGGCAACGCGGCGGCCCACGGACGGCTGGCCACCGTCTTTGCCCAGCTGCACACGGATGGGGAGGCGCACGGTGTGCACGCCTTTCTCGTGCCCATTCGACGAGAGAATGGGTCGCCCATGCCGCGGGTCCGGATCGAGGACTGCGGAGAAAAGATGGGCCTGAACGGCGTTGATAACGGGCGCCTCTGGTTCGACAAGGTGCGCATCCCGCGCGAGAATATGCTGGACCGATTTGCCAGCGTGGCGGCGGACGGCACCTACGAGAGCCCGATCCCGAGCGCGGGCAAGCGGTTCTTCACCATGCTGAGTACGCTCATCGGCGGACGCATCAGCGTGGCGCGGGCCGGAGTGAGTGCGGCAAAATCGGGCCTCACCATCGCCGTGCGCTACGGCAATCGGCGGCGGCAGTTTGGGCCGAAGGACGCGCCGGAGGTGCCGCTGCTGGACTACCGCACACACAAGCGCCGCCTGCTGCCAAAGCTCGCCACCACGTACGCGCTGCACTTTGCCCTCGACGACCTGACGCAGCGGTTTGCGGCGAAAGGCCCCGAAGATCCGCTCGAACGGGTGGAGGCGGAGGCCAATGCCCTTAAGGCGTACGCTACGTGGCACACCACCGATACGCTACAGGAGGCCCGCGAGGCGTGCGGCGGGCAGGGCTACCGGTGGGACAACCGCATCGCCGCCCTGAAGGCCGACACCGACGTGTTTACGACGTTCGAGGGCGACAACACCGTCCTCATGCTCCAGGTGGCGAAGGGGCTGTTGTCCGACTTTCGCCGCGAATTTCGCGATATGAACCTGCTGGGGATGGTCCGCTTCGTGGTCGACGAAGTGGCGACCCGCATGACCGAACTCAACCCGGTGGTGACCCGCAAGACGGAGTCGGCGCACCTGCGGAGCCTCGACTTTCACCGCTCGGCCTTCCAGTACCGGGCCGATCGCATGCTCCTCTCCGCTGGTCGTCGTCTGCAGCGTCGCATCACGGAGGAAGACATGGATCCGTTCGACGCGTTTGTCGACGTGCAGGACCACCTCGTGCAGGTGGCCCACGCAGAGGCCGAACGCATCGTTCTCGATCGGTTTGCTCAGGCCGTCGAGGACCAGCCCGACGAGGTGCTTGCTGCCCCCCTCACGCTGCTCCGACAGCTATTTGCGCTCTCCCGCATCGAGGCGGACCTGGACTGGTTCCTGGAGGCGGGCTACGTGGAGTCGACCAAGGCCAAAGCCATCCGGGGCGAAGTGAACGACCTCTGCGACGAGGTGCGACCGGCGGCCGAGGGACTGGTGGATGCGTTTGCGATCCCGGATGCATGCCTGTCCGCCCCGATTGCGACAGGGGCCGAGACTCCCTCATAA
- the hemE gene encoding uroporphyrinogen decarboxylase — MPDFPSLENDLILRTARGESTDRTPVWMMRQAGRYLPEYRAIREEHDFFDVVETPDLAAEVTIQPVDRFPLDAAILFSDIMVVPEAMGLTVEMVSGKGPTFPNPLSTPDEMERLVEPDIDEALGHVFEALTVTRQQLEGRVPLIGFSGAPWTLMAYMVEGGGSKSYRHARAWLYEHPDASKALLERITDVVVDYLIQQVEAGAQMLQVFDSWAGLHGPETFRTFCLPYLDEIATRVKDAHPEVPLVVFPKNVHYGLDALAETDYDVISLDWTMDPKSAREVVGDRAVLQGNLDPCALYAAPDALRREVQHMLAGFGPHQHIANLGHGMLPDHDPEHAGVFVDAVHEHSRRMRTV, encoded by the coding sequence ATGCCCGACTTCCCGTCTCTTGAAAACGACCTGATCCTCCGCACTGCCCGAGGGGAGAGCACCGATCGCACGCCCGTCTGGATGATGCGCCAGGCTGGGCGCTATCTGCCGGAGTACCGCGCAATTCGGGAAGAGCATGACTTTTTCGACGTCGTAGAGACGCCCGACTTGGCCGCCGAGGTGACGATCCAGCCCGTCGACCGATTTCCCCTCGACGCGGCGATCCTGTTCTCTGACATCATGGTGGTGCCGGAGGCGATGGGACTCACTGTCGAGATGGTGTCCGGGAAGGGGCCGACTTTTCCGAATCCCCTCTCCACCCCCGACGAGATGGAGCGACTCGTGGAGCCGGACATTGACGAGGCACTGGGGCACGTGTTCGAGGCCCTCACTGTTACCCGACAGCAGCTAGAGGGGCGCGTGCCGCTCATCGGCTTTTCGGGGGCGCCGTGGACCCTCATGGCGTACATGGTCGAGGGCGGCGGCAGCAAGTCGTATCGCCACGCTCGGGCCTGGCTCTACGAGCACCCCGATGCTAGCAAGGCGCTCCTGGAACGGATTACCGACGTGGTGGTCGACTACCTCATCCAGCAGGTGGAGGCCGGGGCGCAGATGCTGCAGGTGTTTGACTCGTGGGCGGGGCTGCACGGACCCGAAACCTTCCGTACGTTCTGTCTTCCGTATCTCGACGAGATTGCGACCCGCGTGAAGGACGCCCACCCCGAGGTGCCGCTCGTCGTGTTTCCGAAAAATGTCCACTACGGCCTCGACGCCCTCGCCGAGACCGACTACGACGTCATCAGCCTCGACTGGACGATGGATCCGAAGTCGGCCCGAGAGGTTGTGGGAGACCGGGCGGTACTTCAGGGGAACCTCGACCCGTGTGCCCTCTATGCGGCGCCCGACGCCCTCCGCCGCGAGGTGCAGCACATGCTCGCCGGGTTCGGGCCGCACCAGCACATTGCGAACCTCGGCCACGGCATGCTGCCCGATCATGATCCCGAGCACGCCGGGGTCTTTGTGGACGCCGTGCACGAGCATTCTCGACGAATGAGGACCGTTTGA
- a CDS encoding alpha/beta fold hydrolase, translating to MPKPDTFPASALQRLTGLKPFPQPSLIPTRHPVVLMHGFGIGASFRRAGHLHDEAMYLRSRGVRAVAPNVSPYNTVRARCEMWENRLARVLDETGSDRLSLIAHSMGGLDARYLISEKGWHDTVDVLVTVAAPHRGSSIATLTLEQPESVREWLVDMADWLGTHILEDGSANIRQALHELTPEYVKHTFNEAVPNHPDVTYWSYGCQAGEGTDIPIDPIFRYLNKYLYEREGVNDGIVSVESAKWGEYRGTIDADHARQVGIKSSLAADFDSNEFYASIAQILADEGF from the coding sequence ATGCCCAAACCCGACACGTTTCCGGCCTCTGCCCTGCAGCGCCTGACCGGTCTCAAGCCGTTCCCGCAGCCCTCTCTCATTCCCACCCGGCACCCGGTGGTGTTAATGCACGGCTTCGGCATCGGGGCATCGTTTCGACGCGCCGGGCACCTGCACGACGAAGCCATGTACCTGCGCTCCCGAGGCGTACGGGCCGTAGCCCCCAACGTGTCGCCCTACAATACCGTCCGCGCCCGATGCGAGATGTGGGAAAACCGCCTCGCCCGCGTGCTCGACGAGACGGGTAGCGACCGCCTGTCCCTCATCGCCCACTCGATGGGCGGCCTCGATGCTCGGTACCTCATCAGCGAAAAGGGGTGGCACGACACGGTTGATGTGCTCGTGACCGTCGCAGCCCCACACCGCGGCTCCTCCATCGCCACCCTCACCCTGGAACAGCCAGAGTCTGTGCGCGAGTGGCTGGTGGACATGGCAGACTGGCTGGGCACTCACATCCTGGAGGACGGCTCGGCCAATATCCGACAGGCCCTCCACGAGCTCACGCCCGAGTACGTGAAGCATACCTTCAACGAGGCGGTCCCCAACCATCCGGATGTTACCTACTGGTCGTACGGCTGCCAGGCCGGCGAAGGCACCGACATTCCCATCGATCCCATCTTTCGCTACCTCAACAAATATCTGTACGAGCGCGAAGGGGTGAACGACGGGATTGTGAGCGTGGAGAGTGCAAAGTGGGGAGAGTACCGGGGCACGATCGATGCCGACCATGCCCGTCAGGTGGGCATCAAGTCCAGCCTGGCCGCTGACTTCGATTCGAACGAGTTCTACGCCTCGATTGCACAAATACTTGCCGACGAAGGCTTCTGA
- a CDS encoding dienelactone hydrolase family protein yields MMIRSCSTALIAIFVLVGCGGQEDEGRSAAQEMAGAHEGDTPTATAAAREPAIPVDAREVTYTQVDGADVTGYLAAPSTPDSVLSAHGMDPSADRLPGIVVIHEWWGLNDNIRTATRRLAGKGYRALAVDLYADSVAQTPQQAQSLMQTATSTPERMMANLRGAHDYLRTETGAPRVAVMGWCFGGGLTFRSVADRPTAYDAAVAYYGTPDAMTDEVLQKVTTPILAHFGRQDEVVSTKQVEAFQSRLKGLDKDIQIHQYDAGHAFANPSGESYNPEAASTAWSRTTEFLRSHLYPTE; encoded by the coding sequence ATGATGATTCGCTCATGTAGTACTGCACTAATCGCGATTTTTGTTCTGGTTGGGTGCGGCGGACAGGAGGATGAGGGCCGCTCAGCGGCACAGGAGATGGCAGGGGCACACGAGGGCGATACGCCCACGGCCACGGCGGCGGCGCGTGAGCCTGCGATCCCGGTAGACGCCCGAGAGGTTACGTACACGCAGGTAGATGGGGCGGACGTGACCGGTTATCTCGCAGCGCCGTCCACCCCCGATTCCGTGCTTTCGGCCCATGGAATGGATCCCTCTGCCGATCGGTTGCCCGGCATTGTCGTCATTCACGAGTGGTGGGGGCTGAACGACAACATTCGCACCGCCACCCGCCGGCTGGCCGGAAAAGGCTACCGAGCCCTGGCGGTAGACCTGTATGCCGACTCGGTGGCCCAGACGCCCCAGCAGGCGCAATCCCTCATGCAGACCGCGACGAGCACTCCGGAGCGGATGATGGCCAACCTGCGTGGGGCACACGACTACCTGCGCACCGAGACTGGAGCGCCCCGCGTGGCGGTGATGGGCTGGTGCTTCGGTGGGGGGTTGACGTTCCGATCCGTCGCCGACCGGCCGACGGCCTACGATGCCGCGGTCGCCTACTATGGGACGCCGGACGCCATGACAGACGAGGTGCTGCAGAAGGTCACGACGCCCATTCTTGCCCACTTCGGCCGACAGGACGAGGTGGTGTCGACGAAGCAGGTGGAGGCGTTCCAGTCTCGCCTGAAAGGGCTTGACAAAGACATTCAAATTCACCAGTACGACGCTGGTCACGCCTTTGCCAATCCGTCTGGGGAGAGCTACAATCCGGAAGCGGCGTCTACTGCGTGGTCGCGCACAACGGAGTTCTTGCGATCACACTTGTACCCGACGGAATAA
- a CDS encoding phosphatidate cytidylyltransferase: protein MSASDTFSYTAEVGRKALHLLALVIPFGMWGLGMPLALYLLGTGALIAVAADIGRAYSPTFNTWIRAIFGPLMRAEELPDVGTRVTFNGATCVLVGAALLALLFPLRVAVPVLTMTMLADAAAALVGRRIGRHTWGSLSATVEGTAAFVLTGLGVMAAFSSIAVAPAVASVVVAAATEALPLPVNDNIRVPLVAALVVVGGEMLVTGVPA from the coding sequence GTGAGCGCTTCTGATACGTTTTCGTACACGGCTGAAGTGGGACGGAAGGCTCTTCACCTGCTTGCCCTCGTCATCCCCTTTGGCATGTGGGGACTGGGAATGCCCCTCGCCCTGTATCTCCTCGGAACAGGCGCCCTGATCGCCGTGGCGGCGGATATCGGCCGAGCGTATTCGCCCACGTTCAACACCTGGATTCGGGCGATTTTCGGGCCTCTCATGCGGGCGGAGGAATTGCCGGACGTCGGCACCCGCGTCACGTTCAATGGCGCCACCTGTGTGCTCGTCGGGGCGGCCCTCCTGGCACTGCTGTTTCCTCTCCGCGTGGCGGTCCCCGTCCTCACCATGACGATGCTTGCCGACGCGGCCGCTGCTCTCGTGGGCCGGCGCATCGGTCGGCACACCTGGGGCTCGCTTTCGGCCACCGTCGAGGGCACTGCCGCCTTCGTGCTCACCGGTCTTGGGGTCATGGCTGCCTTTTCGTCGATTGCCGTCGCCCCTGCTGTGGCGAGCGTCGTGGTTGCCGCCGCAACCGAAGCCCTTCCCCTCCCCGTGAACGATAACATTCGGGTCCCGCTCGTGGCCGCTCTTGTGGTCGTGGGCGGAGAGATGCTCGTCACCGGCGTTCCAGCCTGA